A genome region from Pseudomonas sp. S06B 330 includes the following:
- the pdxB gene encoding 4-phosphoerythronate dehydrogenase PdxB: protein MLIVADENIPLLDAFFAGFGEIRRYPGRAIDAACVKDADVLLVRSVTRVDQALLEGSKVRFVGTCTIGTDHLALDYFAQAGIQWSSAPGCNARGVVDYVLGSLLTLAELDGADLTARTYGVVGAGEVGGRLVEVLRGLGWQVLVCDPPRQAREGGDFVSLQTVLSECDVISLHTPLTADGEHPSWHLLAREQLASLRQGAWLINASRGPVIDNDALRELLLAREDVLAVLDVWEGEPQVDLELADLCVLATPHIAGYSLDGKQRGTAQIYQAFCAWRGEPATVQLADLLPQPWLAGIGLQAETDPAWALATLCRAVYDPRRDDADFRRSLSGDPLEQRAAFDALRKHYPPRREIEGMQVRLQGEAPHLAQMVRALGGVLV from the coding sequence ATGCTGATTGTTGCCGACGAAAATATTCCTCTGCTCGATGCCTTTTTTGCCGGTTTTGGCGAAATCCGCCGCTATCCAGGGCGGGCGATTGACGCCGCCTGTGTAAAAGATGCCGATGTTCTTCTGGTGCGCTCGGTGACCCGCGTCGACCAAGCGTTGCTTGAGGGCAGCAAGGTGCGTTTTGTCGGTACCTGCACCATTGGCACTGATCACCTGGCGCTCGACTACTTTGCCCAAGCCGGTATTCAGTGGTCCAGCGCGCCAGGCTGCAACGCCCGTGGCGTGGTGGATTATGTACTGGGCAGCCTGCTGACCCTGGCCGAGCTCGATGGCGCTGACTTGACTGCGCGTACCTATGGCGTGGTCGGTGCTGGCGAAGTCGGCGGGCGCCTGGTCGAGGTGCTGCGTGGGCTCGGTTGGCAGGTGCTGGTCTGTGATCCGCCACGCCAGGCCCGGGAAGGCGGCGATTTTGTCAGCCTGCAAACGGTGCTCAGTGAGTGCGATGTCATCAGCCTGCACACCCCGCTGACCGCTGATGGCGAGCATCCCAGCTGGCACTTGCTTGCCCGTGAGCAACTGGCATCGTTGCGCCAGGGTGCTTGGTTGATCAATGCCAGCCGGGGACCTGTGATCGACAACGACGCCTTGCGTGAGCTGCTGCTGGCGCGTGAGGATGTGCTGGCGGTGCTGGATGTCTGGGAGGGCGAACCGCAGGTTGATCTGGAGTTGGCTGATCTCTGTGTGTTGGCCACCCCGCACATTGCTGGCTACAGTCTGGACGGCAAGCAGCGCGGTACCGCCCAGATCTATCAGGCCTTCTGCGCCTGGCGCGGCGAGCCGGCGACGGTGCAACTGGCCGATTTGCTGCCGCAACCGTGGTTGGCCGGGATCGGCCTGCAGGCAGAAACCGATCCGGCATGGGCTTTGGCCACCCTGTGCCGTGCAGTGTACGACCCGCGCCGGGATGATGCCGATTTCCGTCGCAGCCTGAGCGGCGATCCACTGGAGCAGCGGGCCGCCTTTGATGCCTTGCGCAAGCATTACCCGCCACGTCGCGAGATCGAAGGGATGCAGGTGCGCCTGCAAGGTGAGGCGCCACATCTGGCGCAAATGGTTCGGGCCCTGGGTGGTGTGCTGGTTTGA
- a CDS encoding PA1571 family protein: MSLPQSNTQSQSAPDPKATVGGSFIDQNGKEITITEEMVQQACEKLEQSRKDPAKKD, translated from the coding sequence ATGAGCTTGCCGCAAAGCAACACCCAAAGCCAGAGCGCGCCTGATCCGAAAGCAACGGTAGGTGGTTCGTTCATCGACCAGAATGGTAAAGAGATCACAATCACCGAAGAAATGGTCCAGCAAGCTTGCGAGAAGCTTGAGCAAAGCCGCAAAGACCCCGCCAAGAAAGACTGA
- a CDS encoding ABC transporter transmembrane domain-containing protein, with translation MLNRVSSRQRQALRLGWRFIRPYRKQVVLALLALIVTAGITLSMGQGIRLLVDQGFMTRSPQLLNQSIGLFLLLVLALAIGTFSRFYLVSWIGERCVADIRQQVFDHLIYLHPGFFESNRSSEIQSRLTADTTLLQSVIGSSLSLFLRNALMVLGGIVLLFITNPKLTSIVVLALPLVLAPILIFGRRVRSLSRQSQDRVADVGSYVAETLGQIKTVQAYNHQGSDQQRFGRTVEAAFDVARKRIRQRAWLITLVIVLVLGAVGVMLWVGGMDVIAGRISGGELAAFVFYSLIVGSAFGTLSEVIGELQRAAGAAERIAELLAARSEISAPPIGLERTASRVSGRLELQEVRFAYPSRPTPPAIDGLSLTVEAGETLALVGPSGAGKSTLFDLLLRFYDPQQGQILLDGQALNRLDPQDLRRHFALVAQNPALFFGTVEENIRYGRAEATDAQVEAAARGAHAHEFILQLPEGYKTHLGDAGLGLSGGQRQRLAIARALLVDAPILLLDEATSALDAQSEHLIQQALPTLMSGRTTLVIAHRLATVQHADRIAVIDQGRLVAIGSHRQLIAESPLYARLAALQFNTVTDL, from the coding sequence ATGCTCAATCGCGTTTCTTCTCGTCAGCGTCAGGCCCTGCGTCTGGGTTGGCGTTTTATTCGCCCGTATCGCAAACAGGTCGTGCTGGCCTTGCTTGCCTTGATTGTCACTGCCGGTATCACCTTGTCGATGGGGCAAGGTATTCGGCTGCTTGTCGATCAGGGTTTCATGACACGCTCCCCTCAGTTGCTCAACCAATCGATTGGTTTGTTTCTGTTGTTGGTACTGGCACTGGCCATTGGTACCTTCAGCCGCTTCTATCTGGTGTCGTGGATTGGTGAGCGCTGTGTCGCGGATATCCGCCAACAGGTGTTTGATCACTTGATCTACCTGCATCCTGGTTTCTTCGAGAGCAATCGCAGCTCAGAGATCCAATCGCGGCTGACTGCCGACACAACGTTGCTGCAATCGGTGATCGGTTCGTCGTTATCATTGTTCTTGCGAAATGCCCTGATGGTGCTGGGCGGTATCGTTCTGCTGTTTATCACCAACCCCAAGCTCACCAGTATCGTGGTATTGGCCTTGCCGCTGGTGCTGGCGCCGATCCTGATTTTCGGGCGGCGGGTGCGCAGCCTGTCGCGCCAGAGCCAGGATCGGGTGGCCGATGTCGGCAGTTATGTGGCCGAAACCCTCGGGCAGATCAAGACAGTACAGGCCTACAACCACCAAGGCAGTGATCAGCAGCGCTTCGGTCGCACGGTGGAGGCGGCCTTCGATGTCGCGCGCAAACGTATCAGGCAGCGCGCCTGGCTGATCACCCTGGTGATCGTGCTGGTGCTCGGTGCTGTCGGTGTGATGCTCTGGGTCGGCGGCATGGATGTCATTGCCGGGCGCATCTCTGGTGGTGAGCTGGCGGCTTTTGTCTTTTATAGTCTGATTGTCGGCAGTGCGTTTGGCACCCTCAGTGAAGTGATCGGTGAGCTGCAGCGCGCCGCTGGTGCGGCAGAGCGGATCGCCGAGCTGTTGGCGGCGCGCAGTGAAATCAGCGCGCCGCCTATAGGGCTGGAGCGCACGGCGTCGCGAGTCAGTGGCCGACTGGAGTTGCAGGAGGTGCGCTTTGCTTATCCCTCAAGACCGACACCGCCGGCTATTGATGGCTTGAGCTTGACCGTCGAGGCGGGCGAAACCTTGGCGTTGGTTGGGCCTTCAGGGGCGGGTAAATCGACACTGTTTGACCTGTTGCTACGGTTCTATGATCCCCAGCAAGGGCAGATCCTTCTTGATGGTCAGGCGCTGAATCGTCTCGATCCGCAAGACTTGCGCCGCCACTTTGCGCTGGTAGCGCAGAACCCGGCACTGTTCTTCGGAACGGTCGAGGAGAACATCCGCTACGGACGTGCCGAGGCGACCGATGCCCAGGTAGAGGCCGCGGCGCGCGGTGCCCATGCCCATGAATTCATCCTGCAGTTGCCTGAGGGCTATAAGACCCACTTGGGTGATGCAGGGTTGGGGCTGTCGGGTGGTCAACGCCAGCGTCTGGCCATTGCCCGGGCGCTGTTGGTGGATGCACCGATCCTGTTGCTGGACGAGGCCACCAGTGCCCTCGATGCCCAAAGCGAGCACCTGATCCAGCAAGCATTGCCGACCTTGATGAGTGGGCGCACCACGCTGGTCATCGCCCATCGGCTGGCCACGGTGCAGCATGCCGATCGCATCGCAGTGATCGATCAGGGGCGCTTGGTCGCGATCGGCAGCCACCGTCAGTTGATCGCCGAGAGCCCGTTGTATGCAAGGCTGGCAGCCCTGCAATTCAATACCGTTACGGATTTGTGA
- a CDS encoding methyl-accepting chemotaxis protein → MSATAQEVARHAAQAARAADDADHSAQAGEQVMQATIDTIATVNQEIAGTAAVIRHLETDSVRIGKVLEVIRAIAEQTNLLALNAAIEAARAGEAGRGFAVVADEVRNLAQRTAASIAEINQIISAVQSGAVEAVKAIESGQQRSEEGAEQVQRAGQMLQRITLAVEAIRDMNRQIATAAEEQTSVAEDISRNVVEITRIATANQQAVQQTEQAGQRLHGLSGQLGEVTARLSA, encoded by the coding sequence ATGTCGGCTACGGCTCAAGAGGTCGCCCGCCATGCCGCCCAAGCGGCACGCGCCGCCGATGATGCCGACCACAGTGCCCAGGCCGGTGAGCAGGTCATGCAGGCCACCATCGACACCATCGCCACGGTCAATCAGGAAATTGCCGGTACAGCGGCGGTCATCCGCCACTTGGAAACCGACAGCGTCAGAATTGGCAAGGTGCTGGAGGTGATCCGTGCGATTGCCGAGCAAACCAACCTGTTGGCGCTCAACGCTGCCATCGAAGCGGCGCGGGCAGGGGAGGCCGGTCGCGGCTTTGCTGTGGTCGCCGACGAGGTGCGTAACCTGGCTCAGCGCACCGCTGCCTCAATCGCTGAAATCAATCAAATCATCAGTGCTGTGCAGTCCGGCGCTGTGGAGGCGGTCAAGGCCATTGAGAGCGGCCAGCAGCGCAGTGAGGAGGGTGCCGAGCAGGTTCAGCGTGCCGGGCAGATGTTGCAGCGCATCACGCTGGCGGTGGAAGCGATACGCGACATGAACCGGCAAATCGCCACTGCCGCGGAAGAGCAGACCAGCGTGGCCGAAGATATTTCCCGCAACGTGGTGGAAATCACCCGGATCGCCACCGCCAATCAGCAGGCCGTGCAGCAGACTGAGCAGGCGGGTCAGCGCCTGCATGGCCTGTCGGGCCAGCTTGGTGAGGTGACTGCGCGGCTAAGTGCTTGA
- the mqo gene encoding malate dehydrogenase (quinone): MKKILLTLLCLSVIGCSKPSEPEKTVDVLLIGGGIMSASLGTYLNELESTWSIDIYERLDKVAEESSNAWNNAGTGHSAFCELNYTSEGADGKIDISKAVGVNEQFEISKQFWAYQVEQKVLNNPRSFINNVPHMSFVWGDKNVEFLKKRHEALQHSSLFRGMEYSEDHAQIQKWVPLVMEGRAADQKIAATRMPIGTDVNFGEITRQLIASLTKHDNVKLHVQHEVRDIVRNADNTWTVVVADLANKGVERSVKAKFVFIGAGGGALKLLQKSGIPEADGYAGFPVGGQFLMTDNQDIVARHKAKLYGKASVGAPPMSVPHLDTRVIDGKEVLLFGPFATFSTKFLKNGSLLDMFAALTTHNIMPMTHAGIDNIDLSTYLMGQLMLSFDDRMEALREYFPNAKNDDWKLLQAGQRVQVIKKDPVHGGVLQFGTEVVAAQDGSIAALLGASPGASTAAPIMLSVLEKTYKDRIKSPEWQAKLKQIIPTYGQKLNNNLELTNATREWSSSRLGLLNTPVLPEEAAAVQAEPAL, from the coding sequence ATGAAAAAAATCCTCCTGACGCTTCTATGCCTGAGTGTCATTGGTTGCTCCAAGCCCAGCGAGCCCGAGAAAACCGTCGATGTGCTGCTGATCGGTGGCGGCATCATGAGTGCAAGCCTCGGCACCTACCTCAATGAGCTGGAGTCGACCTGGTCGATCGACATCTATGAGCGCCTGGACAAGGTCGCCGAAGAAAGCTCCAACGCCTGGAACAACGCCGGTACCGGTCACTCCGCGTTCTGCGAGCTGAACTACACCAGCGAAGGCGCCGACGGTAAGATCGACATCAGCAAGGCGGTCGGCGTCAACGAGCAGTTCGAGATCTCCAAGCAGTTCTGGGCCTACCAGGTCGAGCAGAAGGTGCTGAACAATCCGCGCTCGTTCATCAACAACGTACCGCACATGAGCTTCGTCTGGGGCGACAAGAACGTCGAGTTCCTCAAGAAGCGTCATGAGGCCCTGCAGCACAGCTCGCTGTTCCGCGGTATGGAATACTCCGAAGACCATGCCCAGATCCAGAAGTGGGTGCCACTGGTCATGGAAGGCCGCGCTGCCGACCAGAAGATCGCTGCGACCCGCATGCCGATCGGTACCGATGTCAACTTCGGTGAGATCACTCGTCAGCTGATCGCTTCGCTGACCAAGCACGACAACGTCAAGCTGCACGTTCAGCATGAAGTGCGCGACATCGTGCGTAATGCCGACAACACCTGGACCGTGGTCGTCGCTGACCTGGCCAACAAAGGTGTCGAGCGCAGCGTCAAGGCCAAGTTCGTCTTCATCGGTGCCGGTGGTGGCGCGCTGAAGCTGCTGCAGAAGTCCGGCATTCCTGAAGCCGATGGCTACGCAGGCTTCCCGGTTGGCGGCCAGTTCCTGATGACCGACAACCAGGACATCGTTGCCCGTCACAAGGCCAAGCTGTACGGCAAGGCTTCGGTAGGTGCACCGCCGATGTCGGTTCCGCACCTGGATACCCGCGTCATTGACGGCAAGGAAGTGCTGCTGTTTGGCCCGTTCGCGACCTTCTCGACCAAGTTCCTCAAGAACGGTTCGCTGCTGGACATGTTCGCTGCCCTGACCACCCACAACATCATGCCGATGACCCATGCCGGTATCGACAACATTGACCTGAGCACCTACCTGATGGGTCAGTTGATGCTCAGCTTCGATGACCGCATGGAAGCCCTGCGCGAATACTTCCCGAACGCCAAGAACGATGACTGGAAGCTGCTGCAAGCGGGTCAACGTGTACAGGTGATCAAGAAGGATCCGGTGCACGGTGGCGTGCTGCAGTTCGGTACTGAAGTGGTTGCCGCCCAGGACGGCAGCATTGCCGCCTTGCTGGGTGCCTCGCCAGGTGCCTCGACTGCTGCGCCGATCATGCTCAGCGTGCTGGAAAAGACCTACAAGGATCGCATCAAGAGCCCTGAGTGGCAGGCCAAGCTCAAGCAGATCATTCCGACCTATGGCCAGAAGCTCAACAACAACCTTGAGCTGACCAACGCCACCCGTGAATGGAGCAGCTCGCGTCTGGGCCTGTTGAATACCCCGGTGCTGCCGGAAGAGGCTGCTGCAGTACAGGCTGAGCCTGCGCTGTAA
- a CDS encoding glycine zipper domain-containing protein yields the protein MRKTLAALTLGLLCAQGAMAGDGQTAVGGGLGGVLGNVVGQQLGGSTGAAIGAGVGGAAGSAMGAKQGNKTKAAIGGGLGSAGGSLVGNKLGGKTGAAIGAGLGGAAGGALGNNLANDHRKKHH from the coding sequence ATGCGTAAGACTCTTGCCGCCCTGACCCTGGGCCTGCTGTGCGCACAAGGTGCCATGGCCGGTGATGGCCAGACTGCTGTAGGCGGTGGCCTGGGCGGTGTCCTGGGTAACGTAGTCGGCCAGCAACTCGGTGGCAGCACCGGCGCTGCCATTGGTGCTGGCGTCGGCGGTGCCGCAGGCAGCGCCATGGGCGCGAAGCAAGGCAACAAGACCAAGGCAGCGATTGGCGGCGGCCTGGGTTCGGCCGGCGGCTCGTTGGTGGGCAACAAGCTCGGTGGCAAAACCGGCGCCGCCATCGGCGCCGGCCTTGGTGGTGCTGCTGGCGGCGCGCTGGGTAACAACCTGGCCAATGATCATCGCAAGAAGCATCATTGA
- a CDS encoding YgdI/YgdR family lipoprotein, which translates to MIQRTLPAFLLALGLGTLAGCASPTVITLNDGREIQAVDTPQYDEESGFYEFEQLDGKQTRINKDQVRTVKDL; encoded by the coding sequence ATGATTCAACGGACCCTTCCCGCTTTCCTGCTCGCTTTGGGCCTGGGCACTCTGGCAGGTTGCGCTTCGCCAACCGTCATTACCCTGAACGACGGCCGTGAAATCCAGGCGGTCGACACCCCGCAGTATGACGAGGAGTCAGGCTTCTACGAGTTCGAACAGCTCGATGGCAAACAAACCCGCATCAACAAGGATCAGGTTCGTACCGTCAAGGATCTCTGA
- the moaB gene encoding molybdenum cofactor biosynthesis protein B — MKAKADVPFVPLNIAVLTVSDTRTQETDTSGQMYVDRLTEAGHALAARVLLKDDLYKIRAQVAAWIADEQVQVVLITGGTGFTGRDSTPEAVACLLDKQVDGFGELFRQISVADIGTSTVQSRALAGLANGTLVCCLPGSTNAVRTGWDGILAEQLDARHRPCNFVTHLKQAEPCASRG; from the coding sequence ATGAAAGCCAAGGCAGATGTACCTTTCGTGCCGCTGAATATCGCGGTGTTGACGGTCAGCGATACCCGTACCCAGGAAACCGATACCTCTGGGCAGATGTATGTCGATCGCCTGACCGAGGCCGGCCACGCTCTTGCTGCGCGGGTGTTGCTCAAGGACGATTTGTACAAAATCCGCGCCCAGGTCGCTGCCTGGATTGCTGATGAGCAGGTGCAAGTGGTGCTGATCACGGGCGGCACCGGCTTTACCGGACGCGACAGCACGCCTGAAGCCGTCGCCTGCCTGCTGGACAAGCAGGTTGATGGCTTTGGTGAACTGTTCCGGCAGATCTCTGTGGCTGATATCGGAACCTCCACTGTGCAGTCACGCGCCCTGGCCGGGTTGGCTAACGGCACCCTGGTCTGCTGTTTGCCAGGTTCGACCAACGCGGTGCGTACCGGTTGGGATGGCATCCTTGCCGAGCAGCTTGATGCCCGTCATCGTCCTTGCAACTTCGTCACCCACCTCAAGCAGGCCGAGCCCTGCGCCAGCCGTGGTTGA
- a CDS encoding molybdopterin molybdotransferase MoeA, with amino-acid sequence MPVEDALARLLALAEAAPIIETEQVALAQAEGRVLAEELVASLDLPPWPNSAMDGYALRLADWQGEALPVSQRIFAGHAPEPLLPGTCARIFTGAPLPAGADCVEMQENADVQDDQRVRFNEPLRVGQNIRPQGQETRAGESVLAAGTRLGPIELGLAATLGCATLKVVRRVKVAVLSTGDELVEPGLPLGPGQIYNSNRRLLVSWLQRLGCDVLDAGILADDLQKTRDCLAGLSQVDLILSTGGVSVGEADYLGLALREAGELALWKLAIKPGKPLTFGHFKGVPVIGLPGNPASTLVTFGLLTRPYLLRRQGVRDVTPLQFPVPAGFDWPAAGRRREYLRARLDQGHALIYKNQSSGVLRSAAWAEGLVEVREGTTPTRGDTVQFIPLSELLG; translated from the coding sequence ATGCCCGTCGAAGACGCATTGGCCCGCCTGCTGGCGCTGGCCGAGGCGGCACCGATTATCGAGACCGAGCAGGTCGCCCTGGCGCAGGCAGAAGGGCGGGTGTTGGCTGAAGAACTGGTCGCCAGCCTGGACTTGCCGCCTTGGCCAAACAGCGCCATGGACGGCTATGCCTTGCGTCTGGCTGATTGGCAGGGCGAGGCGTTGCCGGTCAGTCAGCGGATATTTGCCGGCCATGCCCCTGAGCCACTGTTACCAGGTACCTGTGCGCGGATATTCACCGGCGCTCCGCTACCGGCGGGTGCTGATTGTGTCGAGATGCAGGAAAATGCCGACGTCCAGGATGACCAGCGGGTGCGCTTCAACGAACCGCTGCGTGTTGGCCAGAATATTCGCCCGCAAGGCCAGGAAACCCGTGCCGGCGAGTCGGTACTGGCCGCGGGGACGCGTCTGGGGCCGATTGAGTTGGGGCTTGCGGCGACTCTGGGGTGCGCCACGCTCAAGGTCGTACGCAGGGTCAAGGTCGCCGTGCTCTCCACGGGTGACGAGCTTGTGGAGCCCGGCTTGCCATTGGGACCTGGGCAGATCTACAACAGTAACCGCCGCCTGCTGGTCAGCTGGTTGCAGCGTCTTGGCTGTGACGTCCTGGATGCCGGGATTCTGGCCGATGACCTGCAAAAAACCCGCGATTGTCTCGCCGGTTTGAGTCAGGTCGACCTGATTCTTTCAACCGGTGGGGTGTCCGTGGGGGAGGCCGATTACCTGGGGCTGGCGCTGCGTGAAGCCGGTGAGCTGGCGCTGTGGAAACTGGCGATCAAGCCGGGCAAGCCATTGACCTTCGGTCACTTTAAAGGCGTGCCGGTGATCGGCCTGCCTGGCAATCCGGCATCTACGCTGGTGACCTTCGGGTTGCTGACGCGTCCCTACCTGCTGCGCCGCCAGGGTGTAAGGGATGTAACACCGCTGCAATTTCCCGTGCCCGCCGGCTTCGATTGGCCAGCGGCAGGCCGTCGTCGGGAGTATTTGCGCGCACGCCTCGACCAGGGTCATGCACTGATCTACAAAAATCAGAGTTCCGGTGTGCTACGCAGCGCTGCCTGGGCCGAGGGCCTGGTGGAGGTCCGCGAAGGTACCACCCCCACCAGAGGCGATACCGTGCAGTTCATTCCCTTGAGCGAGTTACTCGGCTGA
- a CDS encoding glycosyltransferase family 4 protein produces MRVLWTLPYLPWPTTSGGKTRQYHLLRNLAQRGHQITLLVQSKIPPSEAARQALEPLLERLIVLPRRPLHSPLNLLAAVYVGYPMRASVNGLAPRLRHCFEQLLEEHWDVIQIEHSYSFQPFEKALQAHGLPFLLSEHTIESVSGAACHDRLPLWLRPFNAFDRWRYRRWENRVLSQAQEVVAVSPKDAEHISSLTGHPASLVINGVDCAHYQDIQPAPHSQRLLFVGNFEYSASLEAIEWALEDILPQVWQSNPAVRLAVVGHALPDSWKSRWSDPRIEWVGYLPDLRELQRHSAIFFAPLRYSGGSKIKVLEAMAAGLPVVTTTMGVCGLQVTQGEHYLGSDDGDQLALLITQLLNQPWRMRQLSEAARQFVTDRHDWSIAAAQLENVHARLSQHAPTLNVLDSGLLSRSAE; encoded by the coding sequence ATGCGCGTACTCTGGACACTGCCTTACCTGCCCTGGCCGACCACCAGTGGCGGCAAAACCCGGCAATACCACCTGCTGCGCAATCTGGCGCAGCGTGGTCACCAGATCACCTTGCTGGTGCAATCGAAAATCCCGCCCAGCGAGGCGGCACGCCAGGCGCTCGAACCCTTGCTCGAGCGCCTGATCGTGCTACCCAGACGCCCCTTGCACAGCCCATTGAACCTGCTGGCAGCGGTGTATGTCGGTTATCCCATGCGCGCCAGCGTCAATGGCCTGGCACCGCGCTTGCGCCATTGTTTCGAACAACTGCTGGAAGAACACTGGGATGTGATCCAGATCGAACACAGCTACAGCTTCCAGCCGTTCGAAAAGGCCCTGCAGGCCCACGGCCTGCCCTTCTTGCTCAGCGAACACACCATCGAGTCAGTCTCTGGCGCCGCCTGCCATGACCGTCTGCCCCTGTGGCTGCGACCGTTCAACGCCTTCGACCGCTGGCGTTACCGGCGCTGGGAAAATCGCGTATTGAGTCAGGCCCAGGAAGTGGTAGCGGTCAGCCCCAAAGATGCCGAACACATCAGCAGCCTGACCGGCCACCCCGCGTCCCTGGTTATCAACGGCGTTGATTGCGCGCATTACCAGGATATTCAGCCGGCACCGCATAGCCAGCGACTGTTGTTTGTGGGCAATTTCGAATACAGCGCCAGCCTCGAAGCCATTGAGTGGGCACTCGAAGACATCCTTCCCCAAGTCTGGCAAAGCAATCCGGCCGTGCGCCTGGCCGTGGTAGGCCACGCTTTGCCCGACAGCTGGAAATCGCGCTGGAGCGACCCGCGCATCGAATGGGTGGGCTATTTACCAGACCTACGCGAGCTGCAACGCCACTCAGCGATTTTCTTCGCCCCGCTACGCTACAGCGGAGGTTCGAAAATCAAGGTACTGGAGGCCATGGCCGCCGGTTTGCCGGTCGTCACCACCACCATGGGTGTATGCGGCCTGCAGGTGACCCAAGGCGAGCACTACCTGGGCAGTGATGACGGTGATCAGCTGGCATTGCTTATCACTCAGTTACTCAATCAGCCCTGGCGTATGCGCCAACTGTCGGAGGCCGCGCGCCAGTTCGTCACCGACCGGCACGACTGGAGCATTGCCGCCGCCCAACTGGAAAACGTGCATGCGCGCCTGAGCCAGCACGCGCCGACACTCAACGTCTTGGACAGTGGCTTGCTCAGTCGCTCAGCCGAGTAA
- a CDS encoding mannose-1-phosphate guanylyltransferase/mannose-6-phosphate isomerase, translating to MSVLIPCIIAGGAGTRLWPVSRETMPKPFMRLPDGQSLLQKTFSRASALPDVERVLTVTNREVYFRTQDEYRQLNQAGMALDFILEPFGRNTAPAIAAAALHCARLYGENALLLVLPADHLISDLDAFERAVAQARSLAEQGWLTTFGLLPSHAETGFGYIEKGQPLNDHGYKVECFVEKPDALTAQRYLDGGQHLWNAGMFCMRVDAILAELDRHVPDLLASVHHCLQQSPCKHGEGELQLELDPQSFEKVPDISIDYAVMESSSQVAVLPADLGWSDIGCWQAVRGLKEADDNGNQCNGETVLHDVTNCYIDSPRRLVGAVGLDNLIIIDTPDALLIADASRSQEVKVIAQQLKHQGHDAYRLHRTVNRPWGMYTVLEEGPRFKIKRIMVRPQASLSLQMHHHRSEHWIVVSGMACVTNGEDEFLLDTNESTFIKPGRVHRLTNPGVIDLVMIEVQSGEYMGEDDIVRFTDIYGRAPESASS from the coding sequence ATGAGCGTTCTGATCCCCTGCATCATCGCCGGCGGCGCCGGCACTCGCCTTTGGCCTGTTTCGCGTGAAACGATGCCTAAACCGTTCATGCGCCTGCCAGACGGCCAGAGCTTGCTGCAGAAAACTTTTTCGCGCGCCAGCGCGCTGCCAGACGTCGAGCGCGTGCTGACGGTAACTAATCGTGAAGTGTATTTCCGCACCCAAGATGAATACCGCCAGCTGAATCAGGCCGGCATGGCATTGGACTTCATCCTCGAACCGTTCGGGCGCAACACCGCGCCGGCCATTGCCGCCGCCGCCCTGCACTGTGCGCGCCTGTATGGTGAAAACGCGCTGTTGCTGGTACTGCCTGCCGATCACCTGATCAGCGACCTGGATGCGTTCGAGCGCGCCGTGGCGCAGGCGCGCAGCCTGGCAGAACAAGGCTGGCTGACCACCTTTGGCCTGCTGCCCAGCCATGCCGAGACCGGTTTTGGCTACATCGAGAAAGGCCAGCCGCTGAACGACCACGGTTACAAAGTCGAATGCTTTGTTGAAAAACCTGATGCCCTCACTGCCCAGCGCTACCTCGACGGCGGCCAGCACTTGTGGAATGCCGGCATGTTCTGCATGCGCGTTGACGCCATCCTCGCGGAACTGGACCGACATGTACCGGACCTGCTGGCCAGTGTTCATCACTGCCTACAGCAAAGCCCGTGCAAACACGGCGAGGGTGAGTTGCAGTTGGAGCTCGATCCGCAGAGCTTCGAAAAAGTACCGGACATTTCCATCGATTACGCTGTCATGGAAAGCTCCAGCCAAGTCGCCGTGTTGCCCGCCGACCTGGGCTGGAGCGACATCGGCTGCTGGCAGGCGGTCCGCGGGCTCAAAGAGGCCGATGACAATGGTAACCAGTGCAATGGCGAGACCGTCCTGCATGACGTCACCAATTGCTACATCGACTCGCCACGCCGACTGGTCGGTGCCGTGGGCCTGGACAACCTGATCATCATCGATACCCCTGATGCCCTGCTGATCGCCGATGCGTCGCGCAGCCAGGAGGTCAAAGTCATCGCCCAGCAGCTCAAGCACCAGGGCCATGACGCCTATCGCCTGCACCGCACGGTGAATCGCCCGTGGGGCATGTACACGGTGCTTGAGGAAGGCCCGCGCTTTAAGATCAAGCGCATCATGGTTCGCCCGCAAGCCTCGCTGTCGCTGCAAATGCACCATCACCGCAGCGAACACTGGATCGTGGTCAGCGGCATGGCCTGCGTGACCAATGGCGAAGACGAGTTTTTGCTCGACACCAACGAATCGACCTTTATCAAACCGGGGCGAGTACATCGCCTGACCAACCCCGGGGTGATCGACCTGGTCATGATCGAAGTACAAAGTGGCGAATATATGGGCGAGGACGACATCGTGCGCTTTACTGATATCTATGGACGCGCCCCGGAATCAGCCAGCAGCTGA